A window of Komagataella phaffii GS115 chromosome 1, complete sequence contains these coding sequences:
- a CDS encoding Rho GTPase activating protein, producing MEIDKVNGLKSWFTKEQRRTFPLFRSKRRASATPPATGTSISHPLLLTDANDSIPKLRPLALSAQNSAALHSPIDEDYALESELENQQFAEVKLELSGDETLNLRIPEILHNACEFIKNNEPVEGIFRVSGSLKKVKEIEESLSSEQKLAFEGLDLDSFDAATIMKRFITRLSLPLVSTNLQQRLQLIELGDWEGYAETLESLNKFQLHLLLYLLEFFNSLLQPDVAAVTKMDGKNIARIFQVVLFKSDHYSSSEDLMVNFESNELVLLSLIENVEQLKEYFSKKDTAQKEQNMLTLPGTALPSRLPLPVKSQEITTKQAKRPSRLSRMLSTSATDSGYCIDSEPSLSSSMGTTSSNPISDSPSSISTSIFSTATSATYDSESVAMAPSSIFSPSDRSPIPLNTPPRRKLSFAQFRLPSK from the coding sequence ATGGAGATAGATAAAGTAAACGGCCTGAAATCTTGGTTTACTAAAGAGCAACGGCGCACTTTCCCGTTGTTTAGATCGAAGCGTAGAGCATCAGCTACTCCTCCTGCAACCGGCACAAGTATTTCCCACCCTTTGTTGTTAACAGATGCAAATGATAGCATCCCAAAACTCAGACCACTTGCTTTATCAGCGCAAAATTCAGCTGCTCTCCATTCTCCTATAGATGAGGATTATGCTTTAGAGAGTGAGTTGGAGAATCAGCAGTTTGCAGAAGTTAAGCTTGAGTTGTCTGGAGATGAAACACTAAATTTGAGGATCCCTGAAATTCTTCACAACGCCTGTGAGTTTATCAAGAACAACGAACCTGTAGAAGGGATCTTTAGGGTTAGTGGGAGCCTGAAAAAAGTTAAAGAGATCGAAGAGTCACTCAGTAGTGAGCAGAAACTGGCCTTTGAGGGGCTAGATCTTGACAGCTTTGATGCTGCAACAATAATGAAAAGATTTATTACCAGACTTTCTTTGCCTCTTGTATCCACTAACTTGCAGCAGAGGCTCCAGTTaattgaacttggagaCTGGGAGGGTTATGCTGAGACTCTGGAATCGTTAAACAAGTTCCAGCTACATTTGTTGTTATatcttttggaatttttcaacagtCTCTTGCAACCAGATGTGGCAGCAGTAACGAAAATGGACGGCAAGAATATCGCCAGAATATTTCAGGTTGTGCTCTTCAAATCGGACCACTACTCCAGCAGTGAGGATTTAATGGTCAACTTTGAGAGCAATGAGCTGGTTCTTTTATCTCTTATTGAGAATGTTGAGCAGCTCAAAGAATACTTTAGTAAGAAGGATACAGCGCAGAAAGAGCAAAACATGTTAACGTTACCAGGTACAGCGCTACCATCGAGGTTACCTCTTCCCGTTAAATCCCAGGAAATTACCACGAAACAAGCCAAAAGACCATCCAGACTATCCAGAATGCTTTCCACTTCAGCAACCGACAGCGGGTACTGTATCGATTCTGAACCCTCTTTATCGTCTTCGATGGGAacaacatcttccaaccCGATTTCGGATAGTCCTAGTTCgatttcaacttcaattttttctaCAGCAACATCAGCAACGTATGACTCTGAATCAGTTGCAATGGCTCCATCATCTAtattttctccttctgaTAGAAGTCCTATCCCGTTGAATACCCCTCCTAGGAGAAAATTAAGTTTTGCACAATTTCGATTGCCAAGTAAATAG
- a CDS encoding Small nuclear ribonucleoprotein G codes for MVISTPELKKYLHHRISVKINAGRQIEGLLTGYDVFLNLTLDDCVQVNPSNRAEDTPVGSCVLRGNSVISIEALEAL; via the coding sequence ATGGTCATTTCCACTCCAGAACTGAAGAAATACCTCCATCACAGGATCTCCGTCAAGATAAATGCTGGCCGTCAGATAGAGGGTCTTTTGACCGGGTACGATGTCTTCTTGAACCTGACTTTAGATGATTGTGTTCAAGTTAATCCCAGTAACAGGGCTGAAGATACCCCTGTTGGGTCCTGCGTTCTTAGAGGGAACAGCGTCATTAGCATAGAAGCCCTGGAGGCCTTGTAG
- a CDS encoding Ino eighty subunit 1, translated as MSFDPVYDSIKSNDQHRDSMKIDRLLDDEPVTDSGGLNGASELATHNVSANSEGKYASASSTLPTALPLRDPVDPLTHSEIAEAPASNAAGKVKALHRQQLATTKAKNLKKADGEPLLRKDIRFEFLMHLFINNHRIFTNDENLKLPSFFHRYKDPESGDIIEHDGRSLNFFELYLATLLKSDRLSKTLRQRIDEDINYALCVVCVCFLVNFGRFNTTINFDYEMRSQLRTYHSIPPLQVTKLTQYLGEYYVLDPIKTEQKPNEAEIVSTPNSLDFHSFSPEPDSQNRDTESPQSCVNLPDTPRLKSILKSINDTASFQPMTLEELFTGIISRVQEREGITPSETAIHNGLNVITLIFSLSSMEIQIGKLFLKGDNTEPSLFQEVFASDDISPEVKVKRFLWILIIFMESDLSFKSIRKLPFTQHEILNLKDDGSEDYYVQLSSGAKFYDLSQLYSSTLENADYRAEVYAIISSLIPPVEAPADGERNEIDADTPLEVSFGEYMRNKRKVFLQNPTDKIQERKKRKTEFKEKRKEPERRTQKRKTEKSFEEGTESAEEFPSESPASSPVKTEPKTRTDISDILNSDTDDLKNNPPKPVAKRANGKQKPSTRHKGPTEASTKITLLVDSKPTPKSGKTQTKSRQSRNKIGSGDAEEGKLLSNFIKELILYKSNAIRQLRLSDSEVAKKYLFNDDESLKVLDHLLLLTGNGDHESSKNSQETHSLVTEDSLQDVLPNDFSEYQDYGEFNRSYNGILNFVNDRLSKIYN; from the coding sequence ATGTCTTTTGATCCTGTGTATGACAGCATCAAGTCTAACGATCAGCATCGGGACTCGATGAAAATTGATCGTCTCTTGGACGACGAACCAGTCACGGATAGCGGCGGTCTGAACGGGGCTTCGGAACTTGCTACTCATAACGTAAGTGCTAACTCAGAAGGCAAGTATGCTTCAGCTTCAAGCACATTGCCAACTGCTCTGCCTCTTCGTGATCCAGTTGATCCTCTGACACATTCAGAAATCGCAGAGGCACCAGCTTCCAATGCAGCGGGGAAAGTCAAGGCTCTCCACCGTCAGCAATTGGCTACAACCAAGgcaaaaaatttgaaaaaggctGACGGGGAGCCACTGTTGCGGAAGGACATCCGTTTTGAGTTTCTGATGCATCTTTTCATTAACAACCACCGAATTTTCaccaatgatgaaaatttAAAACTCCCCAGTTTCTTCCACAGATACAAGGACCCGGAATCTGGGGACATAATAGAACATGACGGTCGCagtttgaacttttttgagCTCTACTTGGCCacattgttgaaatcaGATCGTCTCAGTAAAACACTTAGGCAAAGGATCGATGAGGATATTAACTACGCCCTGTGTGTCGTTTGCGTTTGCTTCTTGGTCAACTTTGGCCGTTTCAACACAACAATCAACTTTGACTACGAGATGCGCTCGCAACTACGGACATACCACTCGATTCCCCCATTGCAAGTTACCAAGTTAACGCAATATCTGGGGGAATACTATGTTTTAGACCCCATAAAAACTGAACAAAAACCAAATGAAGCTGAAATTGTATCAACTCCAAATAGCTTAGATTTTCACAGTTTTTCACCTGAACCTGATTCTCAGAACAGAGATACCGAAAGTCCTCAATCTTGTGTCAACCTCCCCGATACACCTCGGTTGAAATCTATATTGAAGTCAATCAATGACACCGCTTCATTCCAGCCTATGACTCTAGAGGAGCTCTTTACTGGGATAATAAGCCGCGTTCAGGAGCGTGAGGGTATTACTCCTTCTGAGACTGCGATTCATAATGGCTTGAACGTTATAACGTTGATATTCTCCCTATCCAGCATGGAAATTCAGATAGGGAAATTATTTCTTAAAGGTGATAACACTGAACCAAGCTTATTTCAAGAAGTGTTTGCGTCGGACGATATTTCTCCCGAGGTTAAAGTGAAAAGGTTCTTGTGGATTCTAATCATTTTCATGGAGTCGGATCTATCATTCAAGTCAATTAGAAAATTGCCATTCACGCAGCATGAAATTTTAAACCTAAAGGATGATGGAAGCGAAGACTATTACGTTCAGCTTTCCTCGGGAGCCAAATTTTACGATCTGTCGCAGTTGTACTCTTCCACGCTTGAAAACGCCGACTACAGGGCCGAAGTTTATGCTATCATCTCATCGTTGATACCTCCAGTCGAAGCACCAGCAGACGGggaaagaaatgaaatagACGCTGATACGCCGTTAGAGGTTTCATTTGGAGAGTACATGCGAAATAAGAGAAAAGTCTTTTTACAGAATCCAACGGACAAGATCCAAGAGCGCAAGAAACGCAAAACGgaattcaaagagaaacgGAAAGAACCAGAGAGGCGAACGCAAAAACGGAAGACAGAGaaatcatttgaagaaggtaCCGAATCAGCAGAAGAATTTCCATCAGAATCTCCTGCATCATCCCCTGTCAAGACTGAACCCAAGACCAGAACGGACATTTctgatattttgaattctGACACTGATGATCTGAAGAATAACCCACCAAAACCAGTTGCAAAAAGAGCGAACGGGAAACAGAAACCGTCAACCAGACACAAGGGCCCTACTGAGGCCTCAACAAAGATCACTCTGCTAGTGGATTCCAAGCCTACCCCCAAATCAGGGAAGACTCAAACTAAATCAAGACAATCGAGAAACAAAATTGGTTCTGGCGATGCAGAGGAGGGGAAGTTATTGAGCAACTTCATTAAGGAGTTAATTCTATACAAGAGCAATGCAATCCGTCAACTGAGACTCAGTGATTCCGAAGTTGCCAAAAAATATTTATTCAATGATGATGAGTCGCTAAAGGTGCTGGATCACCTATTATTGTTGACTGGTAATGGTGACCACGAAAGCTCCAAGAATTCCCAAGAAACCCACAGCTTGGTAACAGAAGACAGTCTACAAGATGTATTGCCAAATGATTTCTCAGAATATCAGGATTATGGAGAGTTTAATCGTTCTTACAATGGGATATTGAACTTTGTAAACGATAGGCTATCCAAGATTTACAATTGA
- a CDS encoding Synaptobrevin homolog YKT6: protein MKLYYLGVIKTNSEKAVELSHAKDLSQFSFFEKNGVSQFMTFFAETVAKRTPAGQRQSVEEGNYIGHVYSRSEGIACVLITDKEYPVRPAYTLLNKVADEYLAVHPPSQWESVTVTTPSLAYPELEQYLRTYQDPSQADSLSRVQKELDETKIVLHKTIESVLQRGEKLDSLVDKSEALSSSSRMFYKQAKKTNSCCLIM, encoded by the coding sequence ATGAAACTGTATTATTTAGGAGTGATCAAGACCAACAGTGAGAAGGCAGTAGAGTTGAGCCACGCTAAGGATCTCTCTCAGTTTTCCTTCTTCGAAAAGAACGGAGTCTCACAATTTATGACCTTCTTTGCTGAAACGGTGGCCAAGAGAACTCCAGCCGGACAGAGACAGAGTGTCGAGGAAGGAAACTACATTGGACATGTTTACAGTCGATCTGAAGGTATTGCCTGCGTTTTGATAACAGACAAAGAGTATCCAGTTAGACCAGCGTATACGTTGCTGAATAAAGTCGCCGACGAGTATCTGGCAGTGCATCCACCATCGCAATGGGAATCCGTTACGGTCACCACACCTTCATTGGCATATCCCGAGCTAGAACAGTATTTGCGCACCTACCAGGACCCATCTCAGGCAGACTCCTTGTCCAGAGTGCAGAAGGAGTTAGACGAAACCAAGATCGTCTTACATAAGACTATTGAGAGTGTGTTGCAGAGAGGGGAGAAATTGGATTCTCTGGTGGACAAGTCCGAAGCTCTAAGTTCCAGTTCTCGGATGTTTTACAAGCAGGCCAAGAAGACAAACTCTTGCTGTTTAATTATGTAG
- a CDS encoding Protein VTS1 yields MCQKESKLRFTEDEWADNNASAEIQHPSATSVPASSSSLLLSPDVQSQANIGASLGSGIPFVEPRDGIGLPSPLLASSGSVFLDTPPQRPISSVGLATSRLHDHGFGGLAGFDRFGGTPTGNVAGATTTNSGFSGDLLGFNSWIKSLNSNEQIVAVDLLLSDLNPDVLAYVEGKFSSNSNNLGSLNLHSQNQQSHQQQQQQQQQQQQLNWDSRPHSAGPLQQPYQLFSPVADPSYLHRRALQLQLQTDSTHGHYGHSSIGHTMNFDDLTNQNVLKMNALNTITSRSTSDLKKPSPPLHSDDAHARGRLHQRQQQSHGVSASVPAAPRPVSAVNVNGTPMAQSSTTMASTASSDEDIKKTESLLKLASLNSVNHPQAPPAPPKSPMPPDITTLQLLNNIPAWLKALRLHKYTEILKHLSWKVMVTLNDEDLAQLGIATVGARRKLLKAFALVRECQLSGEIA; encoded by the coding sequence ATGTGCCAGAAAGAGTCGAAACTTCGCTTTACTGAGGACGAATGGGCAGATAACAACGCTTCAGCAGAGATCCAGCATCCTTCTGCCACTTCGGTACCAGCTTCGTCGTCGTCTCTGCTCCTTTCACCTGATGTCCAATCTCAGGCGAACATTGGGGCATCACTAGGTTCGGGCATTCCTTTTGTTGAACCTCGAGATGGCATAGGCCTCCCAAGCCCTCTGTTGGCCTCATCAGGATCTGTGTTCTTGGATACGCCGCCTCAAAGACCCATTTCTTCCGTGGGGCTTGCCACCAGTCGCTTGCACGATCATGGTTTTGGAGGTCTGGCTGGATTTGATAGGTTTGGGGGTACCCCAACTGGTAATGTAGCTGGTGCTACCACAACGAATTCAGGTTTTTCGGGCGACTTATTGGGATTCAATTCGTGgatcaaatctttgaattcCAACGAGCAGATCGTCGCTGTGGATCTTTTATTGTCCGATTTGAACCCAGATGTCCTTGCCTATGTCGAGGGAAAGTTTTCATCCAACTCCAATAATCTAGGTAGTTTGAACTTACACTCTCAAAATCAGCAGTCacatcaacagcaacaacaacaacaacaacagcagcagcagctAAATTGGGACTCAAGACCGCACTCAGCAGGCCCTCTCCAGCAGCCCTACCAACTCTTCTCCCCTGTGGCTGACCCATCATATCTCCACAGGAGAGCTTTGCAGTTGCAGCTGCAAACTGATTCTACACATGGCCATTATGGACACTCTTCCATAGGTCATACCATGAACTTTGACGATTTGACCAATCAAAATGTACTCAAGATGAACGCATTGAATACCATCACCTCCAGAAGCACGTCTGATCTCAAGAAGCCTTCTCCCCCCTTGCATTCTGATGATGCACACGCTCGTGGAAGACTCCATCAACGTCAGCAACAATCTCATGGGGTGTCAGCATCTGTCCCCGCTGCACCAAGACCAGTCTCTGCTGTCAATGTTAATGGAACCCCCATGGCCCAATCATCAACAACGATGGCATCAACTGCCTCTTCAGATGAAGACATTAAGAAAACAGAGTCCCTTCTCAAGTTAGCGTCACTCAACAGCGTGAATCACCCTCAAGCTCCTCCAGCTCCTCCAAAATCTCCCATGCCTCCTGATATTACCACTCTTCAGTTACTCAATAATATTCCAGCTTGGTTAAAAGCGCTCCGTCTACACAAGTATAcagagattttgaaacacCTGTCCTGGAAGGTGATGGTGACTCTCAATGACGAAGATCTTGCCCAGCTAGGCATAGCTACCGTTGGTGCTCGCCGTAAGCTGCTCAAAGCTTTTGCCTTGGTTCGGGAATGTCAGTTATCAGGCGAGATCGCCTAG
- a CDS encoding cyclic AMP phosphodiesterase gives MIYNLITLDKAKPCVSPKVVKEGGNLCIRADFSSFSSLLRYLTTRASYSYDEASGQIRSNTSEDDFLHSFAILINTFDPDVASGKKSTHSEKISLDSIDLSRQAALVKAHFHHLSPVVIQYSDPEGAGPAWKAACSEAKTRTAGIDPYLRSRLTRVRLWTEVHPIYEPSEHPNKSLPELPSELNTMQRCKDNVFTETVPLDEYQLFVDLLSKEIPYTDYLKLRESSFDYSELIHKWGFAAVDLTIDELLRCAYIMIDTSIDLLTASYPHLSHLMPKHRLWSFIFHLRDNYRLGNPFHNFRHATDVMQASYFFLAKLKASTSLFNTFSSLNALLLVVASLGHDIGHPAVTNQFMNKYDVPVAQAFNNQSVLENFHVTQFYQILQVYFPDLLGTIENIDCGKVMKEAILATDMSCHFEYLQKAKDTKDPTKISSSLLVCLLIKAADISNVARPLPISVKWGISLNDEFGELAQLELYLQKKAFKDFSARDPLLVDRWRSITPETAIEWFPMLANSQLFFINTFGRDFFHTIGNMAPELSFLPATLDQNVTFWEANKLPTSSS, from the coding sequence ATGATTTACAACTTGATAACGCTTGACAAAGCAAAACCCTGTGTTTCACCAAAGGTTGTAAAAGAGGGCGGCAATCTCTGCATTAGGgcagatttttcttctttcagTTCCCTGCTCCGTTATCTTACTACTAGGGCATCGTACTCCTACGATGAAGCTTCGGGCCAGATCCGATCTAACACTTCGGAAGACGATTTTCTCCATTCATTTGCCATTCTAATCAATACATTTGACCCTGATGTTGCCAGTGGCAAAAAGTCAACGCATAGTGAAAAGATTTCGTTGGACTCTATAGATCTTAGCCGCCAAGCAGCACTTGTTAAGGCCCACTTCCACCACCTCAGTCCAGTGGTTATACAATATTCTGATCCAGAAGGTGCTGGACCTGCTTGGAAGGCTGCTTGTAGTGAAGCGAAGACGAGAACGGCCGGTATAGACCCTTATCTGAGATCAAGATTAACTCGTGTGCGGTTGTGGACAGAAGTGCATCCAATTTATGAGCCAAGCGAACATCCCAACAAGTCTCTCCCTGAGCTTCCCTCGGAGTTGAATACCATGCAACGATGTAAAGATAATGTTTTCACAGAAACTGTTCCATTAGACGaatatcaactttttgtCGATCTGTTATCGAAGGAAATTCCTTATACAGACTACTTGAAATTGAGAGAATCATCATTCGATTATTCAGAATTAATCCATAAATGGGGTTTTGCTGCGGTGGACCTGACTATTGATGAACTTTTACGCTGCGCATATATCATGATTGATACTTCTATTGATCTCCTTACTGCTTCATACCCACATTTGTCACATTTGATGCCTAAACATCGATTGTGGAGTTTCATTTTCCACCTTAGAGATAACTACCGATTGGGAAACCCCTTCCATAATTTCAGGCATGCTACAGACGTAATGCAGGCCtcttatttttttcttgccaAGCTGAAAGCGTCGACGTCTTTATTCAATACGTTTTCCTCGTTAAATGCATTACTTTTGGTGGTCGCTTCATTGGGCCATGATATCGGTCATCCTGCGGTTACGAATCAGTTTATGAATAAGTACGATGTTCCAGTCGCACAAGCTTTTAACAATCAATCTGTACTGGAAAACTTCCATGTTACTCAGTTCTACCAAATTTTACAAGTGTACTTCCCTGATTTGTTAGGAACAATTGAGAATATTGACTGTGGCAAAGTAATGAAAGAAGCAATTTTGGCCACAGATATGTCATGTCATTTTGAATATTTACAGAAGGCAAAGGATACTAAAGACCCGACTAAGATCTCGTCTTCTCTACTTGTCTGTTTGCTAATCAAGGCTGCTGATATTTCCAACGTTGCACGTCCCCTACCTATCTCAGTCAAGTGGGGCATTTCCCTCAACGACGAGTTTGGCGAGCTAGCGCAGTTGGAGCTTTATTTACAGAAGAAGGCATTTAAAGATTTTAGTGCTAGAGATCCTTTACTGGTTGATCGTTGGAGATCGATTACACCTGAGACTGCTATCGAATGGTTCCCAATGTTAGCAAACTCTCAgttatttttcatcaatacGTTTGGGAGAGACTTTTTCCATACAATTGGTAACATGGCGCCAGAATTGTCATTTCTCCCCGCAACTTTAGATCAAAATGTTACATTTTGGGAGGCTAATAAGTTGCCAACCTCATCAAGCTGA
- a CDS encoding H subunit of the mitochondrial glycine decarboxylase complex, translated as MLAPLRIAVRPMRPVAAALGSRILRFNSTVAQANSLNPSAVPFKFSDSVTVRYTREHEWLASHPDGTAFVGITKYAADALGDATFVEVPEVGDSVQVGDSIGSVESVKSASEIYTPVDGEILEANDELTSNPALINSDPLGEGWIAKLKVTDPDQLLDAELFDIDAYVKFLQEES; from the coding sequence ATGTTAGCCCCACTAAGAATAGCTGTGCGCCCAATGCGCCCTGTTGCTGCCGCATTGGGCTCCCGAATTTTGCGTTTCAATTCCACCGTTGCTCAAGCAAACTCTCTTAATCCAAGCGCTGTAcctttcaagttttctgATTCTGTCACTGTTCGTTACACCCGTGAACACGAATGGTTGGCAAGTCATCCCGATGGAACTGCATTTGTGGGAATTACCAAATACGCAGCTGATGCGCTTGGAGATGCTACATTTGTGGAAGTCCCTGAAGTTGGAGATTCTGTCCAAGTCGGTGACTCTATTGGATCCGTCGAGTCAGTCAAATCAGCCAGTGAAATTTACACCCCTGTGGATGGAGAGATCTTGGAAGCCAACGACGAGTTGACCAGCAACCCTGCATTAATTAACAGCGATCCGTTGGGAGAGGGATGGATAGCCAAGCTCAAAGTCACAGATCCTGACCAACTGCTGGACGCTGAACTGTTTGATATCGATGCTTACGTCAAGTTTTTGCAGGAGGAAAGCTAA
- a CDS encoding Synaptobrevin homolog 2, whose amino-acid sequence MSSSVPYDPYIPAQGSEAAAPKTQDIQNQIDATVGIMKDNINKVAQRGERLESIQDKADSLAVNAQGFRRGANRVRKQMWWKDMKMRMCIILGIVILLIVIIVPIVVHFT is encoded by the coding sequence ATGTCTTCTTCAGTCCCATATGACCCATATATCCCTGCACAGGGCTCCGAAGCGGCCGCCCCTAAGACACAGGACATCCAGAATCAGATCGACGCTACAGTCGGCATTATGAAAGacaacatcaacaaagTGGCACAACGAGGCGAACGTTTGGAGTCGATCCAGGACAAAGCTGACAGTCTGGCTGTTAATGCTCAAGGTTTCAGACGAGGTGCTAACAGGGTGCGTAAACAAATGTGGTGGAAAGACATGAAGATGCGTATGTGTATCATCCTGGGAATCGTGATTTTGCTGATTGTTATCATCGTTCCTATTGTTGTTCATTTCACATAA